From Acidimicrobiales bacterium, a single genomic window includes:
- a CDS encoding flippase-like domain-containing protein gives MSGSELSAAAPVPTPLVEPRRRWRLVGRVFLVVLAAVSLQVLAPTLAVVYTSLGDVVDINPLWMLVITASECTSFVCLWYLMRLVMPSASWRAVARAQLVGNAVSQVVPGGAATGAAVQMRMLTAGGVDGTTAVSGPPVVGLLAAASVFVSPVFALPALFTVPDVPRQLLVAALLGIAGSLLLGGVLAVFLATNRPLLAVSSFVQSSWNRVFRRHRMDDLPERMMVERDLIREQLGDNKSRAALAAAGNVGFDYLALLAALAAVGGRPAPGLVLLAFVAGKVLGMIPITPGGLGFVEAGLTGALVAAGVPTGQAVVATAAYRVVSYFQPVVAGAVAYGWHRLDPG, from the coding sequence ATGTCCGGGTCCGAACTGTCCGCTGCTGCACCGGTGCCGACGCCGCTCGTCGAACCCCGGCGCCGCTGGCGGCTGGTGGGCCGGGTCTTCCTGGTGGTCCTGGCGGCGGTGTCGCTGCAGGTGCTGGCGCCGACGCTGGCCGTCGTCTACACCTCGCTCGGCGACGTGGTCGACATCAACCCGCTGTGGATGCTGGTGATCACCGCCTCGGAGTGCACGTCGTTCGTGTGCCTCTGGTACCTGATGCGGCTGGTGATGCCCTCGGCGTCGTGGCGGGCGGTCGCCCGGGCGCAGCTGGTGGGCAACGCCGTGAGCCAGGTGGTGCCCGGGGGCGCGGCGACGGGGGCGGCGGTGCAGATGCGGATGCTGACAGCCGGCGGGGTCGACGGGACCACCGCGGTGTCCGGGCCGCCCGTGGTCGGGTTGCTGGCGGCGGCGTCGGTGTTCGTCAGCCCGGTGTTCGCCCTGCCGGCGCTGTTCACGGTGCCCGACGTGCCCCGCCAGCTGCTGGTGGCGGCGCTGCTCGGCATCGCCGGGAGCCTGCTGCTGGGTGGCGTCCTGGCCGTGTTCCTCGCCACCAACCGGCCGCTGTTGGCGGTGTCGTCGTTCGTGCAGTCCTCGTGGAACCGTGTGTTCCGTCGCCATCGGATGGACGACCTGCCCGAGCGGATGATGGTCGAGCGCGACCTCATCCGCGAGCAGTTGGGCGACAACAAGTCGCGGGCGGCGCTGGCCGCGGCGGGCAACGTCGGCTTCGACTACCTGGCGCTGCTGGCCGCGCTGGCCGCCGTCGGCGGTCGCCCGGCGCCGGGGCTGGTGCTGCTGGCGTTCGTGGCCGGCAAGGTGCTGGGCATGATCCCGATCACCCCGGGCGGGCTCGGGTTCGTGGAGGCGGGGCTCACCGGCGCCCTGGTCGCCGCAGGCGTGCCCACCGGTCAGGCCGTCGTCGCCACCGCCGCCTACCGGGTGGTGTC